Part of the Blastocatellia bacterium genome, CGGACGGGATGCCGGCGTCGAGAAACGGCAGGTGATCGTCGGAGATGTCATGTTCATCGCGCGGAAAGTTTTTCGCGTAACCGGCCTTCCATGCAGCGTCCCAGATCAGGTCAACCAGCCAGCGCGTGCTGCCGCCTTCGCGTTTGATGTTGAGGTTCTTGTCGCCGATCATATCGACAAGCAGCATCGCCCGCGTCTGTTTGAGCGTGCCCTCGTTGCGCATCCTTGCGGCCAGATGACGACTGCCGTAGGTGTTATCCATACCGTTCATCGCGCCCCATTCGACGACCGCTTCTTCGCCATCGAAGAGGACGAACCAGAGGGTGTAAGCGGGCTTGGTCTTTGAGAGCGCCCGCGCCATCTCAAGCACGGTCGCGGCGCTCGAACCGCCGTCGTTGGCGCCGACGAAGCCCGCCTGCCGCTTGGTGTCATAGTGGCCGGTGATTAAGACGACTTCAGGGCGCTCGCCCGTAAGCTCGCCGATGATGTTTTTCATCGGCACCGTGCCTTTCGGCGTCTCGGCCTCGAAGCGG contains:
- a CDS encoding M28 family peptidase, whose protein sequence is MRSTLFNSGALLLLLALAATAMAKPDLHSDFDGARAFNHVKKLCEMGPHPSGSEAIKRVQDYLEKELKSYGLKVTEDRFEAETPKGTVPMKNIIGELTGERPEVVLITGHYDTKRQAGFVGANDGGSSAATVLEMARALSKTKPAYTLWFVLFDGEEAVVEWGAMNGMDNTYGSRHLAARMRNEGTLKQTRAMLLVDMIGDKNLNIKREGGSTRWLVDLIWDAAWKAGYAKNFPRDEHDISDDHLPFLDAGIPSVDLIDFDYGPQHSYWHTNQDTLDKISGESMKAVGDTLIQSLPEIFNHLKAMPTRPQPVVPRGVEH